A single window of Loxodonta africana isolate mLoxAfr1 chromosome 10, mLoxAfr1.hap2, whole genome shotgun sequence DNA harbors:
- the ISCA2 gene encoding iron-sulfur cluster assembly 2 homolog, mitochondrial isoform X1 — protein sequence MAAAWGLSRVAASLRAVTPWPRGRLPAAFPRPQVRRKESSSSPQADEGKIHLTDSCVQRLLEITEGPEFLRLQVEGGGCSGFQYKFSLDTVINPDDRVFGQGGARVVVDSDSLAFVKGAQVDFSQELIRSSFQVLNNPQAQQGCSCGSSFSVKL from the exons ATGGCGGCCGCATGGGGGTTGTCCCGAGTGGCCGCTTCCCTGAGAGCGGTCACCCCTTGGCCGAGGGGCAG GCTCCCCGCGGCCTTCCCCAGGCCTCAGGTGCGTCGGAAAGAGTCGTCCTCCAGCCCCCAGGCCGACGAGGGGAAGATCCATCTCACCGACAGCTGCGTCCAG AGGCTTCTGGAAATCACCGAAGGGCCAGAATTCCTCAGACTGCAGGTGGAAGGAGGTGGATGCTCCGGATTCCAATACAAATTTTCACTGGATACAGTTATCAACCCTGATGACAG GGTATTTGGACAGGGTGGGGCAAGAGTGGTGGTTGACTCTGATAGCTTGGCCTTCGTGAAAGGGGCCCAGGTGGACTTCAGCCAAGAACTTATCCGAAGCTCATTTCAAGTGTTGAACAATCCTCAAGCACAGCAAGGCTGCTCCTGTGGGTCATCCTTCTCTGTCAAGCTTTAA
- the ISCA2 gene encoding iron-sulfur cluster assembly 2 homolog, mitochondrial isoform X2 gives MAAAWGLSRVAASLRAVTPWPRGRLPAAFPRPQVRRKESSSSPQADEGKIHLTDSCVQRLLEITEGPEFLRLQVEGGGCSGFQYKFSLDTVINPDDRVFGQGGARVVVDSDSLAFVKGAQVDFSQELIRSSFQVLNNPQAQQGCSWHSYSWIC, from the exons ATGGCGGCCGCATGGGGGTTGTCCCGAGTGGCCGCTTCCCTGAGAGCGGTCACCCCTTGGCCGAGGGGCAG GCTCCCCGCGGCCTTCCCCAGGCCTCAGGTGCGTCGGAAAGAGTCGTCCTCCAGCCCCCAGGCCGACGAGGGGAAGATCCATCTCACCGACAGCTGCGTCCAG AGGCTTCTGGAAATCACCGAAGGGCCAGAATTCCTCAGACTGCAGGTGGAAGGAGGTGGATGCTCCGGATTCCAATACAAATTTTCACTGGATACAGTTATCAACCCTGATGACAG GGTATTTGGACAGGGTGGGGCAAGAGTGGTGGTTGACTCTGATAGCTTGGCCTTCGTGAAAGGGGCCCAGGTGGACTTCAGCCAAGAACTTATCCGAAGCTCATTTCAAGTGTTGAACAATCCTCAAGCACAGCAAGGCTGCTCCT GGCACTCATACTCATGGATCTGCTAG